One stretch of Candidatus Binatia bacterium DNA includes these proteins:
- a CDS encoding glycosyl transferase family 1: protein MRPLRILVALTYYRPHVSGLTIYAERLVRRLAQRGHAVTVLTSRYEPRLPPREQNGNIHIVRVPVLRKVSKGVIMPWFPLYAWAFVGRNDVINIHMPQFEAALLAAIARAQRKPAVLTYQCDLKLPHGWFNRLVDAALVPLNASAARLAWHIVASSEDYALHSRFLGRYIDKVSVIPPLIELPRHNEQWTEILRARGMRSPCLGFAARFAEEKGVEYLLEALPRLLERVPGVRVAFTGAYKDTVGEEAYWQRLQPLIRHHRERLIFLDLLPDEAMPSFYHLCDVLVLTSLNSTEAFGMVQVEAMLCGTPVVATDIPGVREAVRRTGMGEIVPPRNAGALADAILRVLGNRPFYVRSREDIEAVFSAERSALAYEELFRSLLATGTPPRARARAGKGAAGRDEAEVISRSKSSSSFRSRIAALQAARLFPRIPKIPCEEAS from the coding sequence ATGAGGCCGTTGCGGATCCTGGTGGCACTCACCTACTACCGGCCTCATGTCAGTGGGCTGACCATTTACGCCGAGCGCCTCGTGCGCCGGCTCGCGCAACGCGGCCATGCGGTCACCGTGCTCACCTCGCGCTACGAGCCGCGATTGCCGCCGCGGGAGCAGAACGGCAACATCCACATCGTGCGAGTTCCCGTGCTGCGTAAAGTGAGCAAGGGCGTGATCATGCCCTGGTTTCCGCTGTACGCGTGGGCGTTTGTCGGACGCAACGATGTGATCAACATCCACATGCCACAGTTCGAGGCGGCTTTGCTCGCCGCTATTGCGCGGGCCCAGAGAAAGCCAGCGGTACTGACGTACCAGTGCGACCTCAAACTCCCGCATGGCTGGTTCAACCGCCTTGTGGATGCCGCTTTGGTGCCACTGAACGCCTCGGCTGCGCGTCTGGCGTGGCATATCGTGGCGAGTAGCGAAGATTATGCGCTCCATTCTCGGTTTCTCGGGCGGTACATCGATAAGGTCAGCGTCATCCCGCCGCTGATCGAGCTTCCACGGCACAATGAGCAATGGACAGAGATCCTGCGCGCACGCGGCATGCGGAGCCCTTGCCTCGGCTTTGCCGCGCGGTTCGCGGAGGAAAAAGGAGTGGAATATCTGCTGGAGGCTCTCCCCCGTCTGTTGGAACGAGTGCCGGGAGTCCGCGTGGCATTCACGGGGGCATACAAAGACACGGTCGGCGAAGAAGCGTATTGGCAGCGGCTGCAGCCACTCATCCGGCACCATCGGGAGCGGCTGATTTTCTTGGACTTGCTACCGGACGAGGCCATGCCGAGTTTCTACCACCTTTGCGATGTGCTGGTGCTGACGAGTTTGAATTCCACGGAGGCCTTTGGGATGGTGCAGGTGGAGGCCATGCTGTGCGGCACGCCGGTGGTGGCCACCGACATCCCCGGCGTGCGCGAGGCTGTGCGGCGTACCGGAATGGGCGAGATCGTGCCGCCTCGAAATGCAGGCGCGCTAGCCGACGCGATCCTGCGCGTGCTAGGCAATCGGCCGTTTTATGTTCGGTCTCGCGAAGATATCGAAGCCGTTTTTTCGGCGGAACGGTCAGCACTGGCGTACGAGGAGTTGTTCCGGAGCCTCCTGGCAACCGGCACCCCGCCTCGTGCCCGCGCCCGAGCAGGCAAGGGGGCGGCGGGGCGCGACGAAGCAGAAGTCATTTCCCGATCCAAGTCCTCTTCGTCCTTCCGTAGCCGAATTGCCGCGCTCCAGGCTGCGCGTCTTTTCCCTCGCATCCCGAAGATTCCCTGCGAGGAGGCGAGCTGA